A stretch of the Pongo pygmaeus isolate AG05252 chromosome 16, NHGRI_mPonPyg2-v2.0_pri, whole genome shotgun sequence genome encodes the following:
- the NUTM1 gene encoding NUT family member 1 isoform X1 gives MVVTLGPGPDCLILEASRQPRLVPKPERMASDGGDTSACVFVVEERIRASALPGPDMSMKPSAAPSPSPALPFLPPTSGPPDHPPGEPPPQPIMPSVFSPDNPLMRSAFPSSLLVTGDGGPCLSGAGAGKVIVKVKTEGGSAEPSQTQNFILTQTALNSIAPGTPCGGLEGPAPPFVTASHVKTILPSKAVGVSQEGPPGLLPQAPPPVAQLVPTVPLEKAWPGLHGTTGEGGPAATLSKPSLGDRSRISKDVYENFRRWQHYKALARRHLSRSPDTEALSCFLIPVLRSLARLKPTMTLEEGLPLAVQEWEHTSNFDRMIFYEMAERFMEFEAEEMQIHNTQLMNGSQGLSPATPLKLDPLGPLASEVCQQPVYIPKKAASKTRAPRRRQRKAQRPPVPEAPKEIPPEAVKEYIDIMEWLVGTHLATGESDGKQEEEGQQQEEEGMYPDPGLLSYINELCSQKVFVSKVEAVIHPQFLADLLSPEKQRDPLALIEELEQEEGLTLAQLVQKRLLALEEEDAEVPPSYSGAQLDSSPSVSDEDEDGDGRLRPSPGLQGAGGAVCLGKVSSSGKRAREVHGGQEQALDSPRGMHRDGNTLPSPSRWDLQPELAAPQGTPGPLGVERRGSGKVIDQISLHQDGHLGGAGPPGHCLVADRTSEALPLCWQEGFQPESTPSLDAGLAELAPLQGQGLEKKVLVLQKGQQTGGHGVLPQGKEPLTVPQEGSSGAMWGDDRGTPMAQSYDQNPSPRAAGERDEVCLSPGLWLSSEMDAVGLELPVQIEEVIESFQVEECVTEYQEGCQGLGSSGNISLGPGETIVPGDTESSVIPCGGTVAAAALEKRNYCSLPGPLRANSPTLRSKENQEQSRETVGDPSDLWAEGCFPLLESGSSTLGSSKETLLPTCQGNLLIMGTEDASSLPEASQEAGSRGNSFSPLLETIEPVNILDVKDDCGLQLRVSEDTCPLNVHSYDPQGEGRVDPDLSKPKNLAPLQESQESYTTGTPKATSSHQGLGSTLPRWGTRDAIVPRETSVSKTRRSADRAKGKEKKKKEAEEEDEELSNFAYLLASKLSLSPRGHPLSPHHASGGQGSQRASHLLPAGAKGPSKLPYPVAKSGKRALAGGPAPTEKRPHSGAQLGVPRENPLALGVVRPSQSRKRRCDSFVTGRRKKRRRSQ, from the exons CATCTGCATTGCCGGGACCAGATATGAGCATGAAACCTAGTGCCGCCCCGTCTCCATCCCCTGCACTTCCCTTTCTCCCACCAACTTCTGGCCCACCAGACCACCCACCCGGGGAGCCACCTCCACAGCCCATCATGCCTTCAGTATTCTCTCCAGACAACCCTCTGATGCGCTCTGCTTTCCCCAGCTCACTGTTGGTGACAGGGGACGGGGGCCCATGCCtcagtggggctggggctggcaaGGTCATTGTCAAAGTCAAGACAGAAGGGGGATCAGCTGAGCCCTCTCAAACTCAGAACTTTATCCTTACTCAGACTGCCCTCAATTCGATTGCCCCGGGCACTCCCTGTGGGGGCCTTGAGGGTCCTGCACCTCCATTTGTGACAGCATCTCATGTGAAGACCATTCTGCCCTCTAAGGCTGTTGGTGTCAGCCAGGAGGGCCCTCCAggccttctgcctcaggctccaccACCAGTTGCTCAACTGGTCCCCACTGTGCCCCTGGAAAAAGCTTGGCCAGGGCTACATGGGACAACCGGGGAAGGAGGTCCTGCGGCCACTCTATCCAAGCCTTCACTAGGTGACCGCTCCAGAATTTCCAAGGACGTTTATGAGAACTTCCGTCGATGGCAGCATTACAAAGCCTTGGCCCGGAGGCACCTATCCCGGAGTCCTGACACAGAGgctctttcctgttttcttat CCCAGTGCTTCGTTCCCTGGCCCGGCTGAAGCCCACTATGACCCTGGAGGAGGGACTGCCATTGGCTGTGCAGGAGTGGGAGCACACCAGCAACTTTGACCGGATGATCTTTTATGAGATGGCGGAAAG GTTCATGGAGTTTGAGGCTGAGGAGATGCAGATTCACAACACACAGCTGATGAATGGGTCTCAGGGCCTGTCTCCTGCAACCCCTTTGAAACTTGATCCTCTAGGGCCCCTGGCCTCTGAGGTTTGCCAGCAGCCAG TGTACATTCCGAAGAAGGCAGCCTCCAAGACACGGGCCCCCCGCCGGCGTCAGCGTAAGGCCCAGAGACCTCCTGTTCCTGAGGCACCCAAGGAGATCCCACCAGAAGCTGTGAAGGAGTATATTGACATCATGGAATGGCTGGTGGGGACTCACTTGGCCACTGGGGAGTCAGATGGAAAACAAGAGGAAGAagggcagcagcaggaggaggaagggatgtATCCAGATCCAGGTCTCCTGAGCTACATCAATGAGCTGTGTTCTCAGAAGGTCTTTGTCTCCAAG GTGGAGGCTGTCATTCACCCTCAATTTCTGGCAGATCTGCTGTccccagaaaaacagagagatcCCTTGGCCTTAATTGAGGAGCTAGAGCAAGAAGAAGGACTCACTCTTGCCCAG cTGGTCCAGAAGCGACTCCTGGCCTTGGAAGAGGAAGATGCAGAGGTGCCTCCAAGTTACAGTGGAGCTCAGTTGGACTCAAGTCCTTCTGTTTCTGATGAGGATGAAGATGGCGATGGGCGGCTTCGGCCCTCACCTGGGCTTCAGGGGGCTGGGGGCGCCGTTTGCCTTGGAAAGGTTTCTTCTTCAGGAAAACGGGCAAGAGAAGTGCATGGTGGGCAGGAGCAAGCCCTAGATAGCCCCAGAGGGATGCACAGGGATGGGAACACTCTGCCATCCCCTAGCAGGTGGGACCTGCAGCCAGAACTTGCAGCTCCACAGGGAACTCCAGGACCCTTGGGTGTGGAGAGGAGAGGGTCTGGGAAGGTTATAGACCAGATATCTCTACATCAGGATGGCCATCTAGGAGGCGCTGGGCCTCCTGGGCACTGCCTGGTGGCTGATAGGACTTCAGAGGCTCTGCCCCTTTGTTGGCAGGAAGGCTTCCAGCCTGAGAGCACTCCCAGTTTGGATGCTGGACTTGCAGAGCTGGCTCCTCTGCAAGGACAAGGGTTAGAAAAGAAAGTCCTAGTATTGCAGAAAGGACAACAAACAGGGGGTCATGGAGTGCTTCCTCAAGGGAAGGAGCCTTTAACAGTGCCCCAGGAAGGCTCTTCAGGAGCCATGTGGGGAGATGACAGAGGTACCCCCATGGCTCAGAGTTATGATCAGAATCCTTCCCCTAGAGCAGCTGGGGAGAGGGACGAAGTCTGTCTCAGCCCAGGACTTTGGCTAAGCAGTGAGATGGATGCTGTAGGCTTGGAGCTGCCCGTACAAATAGAGGAGGTCATAGAGAGCTTCCAAGTTGAGGAGTGTGTAACTGAGTATCAGGAAGGCTGCCAGGGACTGGGCTCCAGTGGCAACATTTCCCTAGGTCCTGGAGAAACCATAGTACCTGGGGATACAGAGAGCAGTGTGATTCCCTGTGGAGGCACAGTTGCGGCAGCTGCCCTAGAAAAGAGAAACTACTGCAGCTTGCCAGGACCTTTGAGGGCCAACAGCCCAACCTTGAGGTCCAAAGAAAATCAAGAACAGAGCCGTGAAACCGTAGGGGATCCCAGTGATCTGTGGGCAGAAGGTTGCTTCCCATTGCTGGAAAGTGGTAGTTCCACACTGGGGTCTTCCAAAGAAACCCTTCTGCCCACATGCCAAGGCAATCTCCTTATCATGGGGACCGAGGATGCCTCCTCCTTGCCTGAAGCCAGCCAAGAGGCAGGGAGCAGAGGCAATTCCTTTTCTCCTCTGTTGGAAACCATAGAACCGGTCAACATACTAGATGTTAAAGATGACTGTGGCCTCCAACTAAGGGTCAGCGAGGACACCTGCCCACTGAATGTTCATTCTTATGACCCCCAAGGAGAAGGCAGGGTGGATCCTGATCTGTCCAAGCCTAAAAACCTTGCTCCTTTACAAGAGAGTCAGGAGTCTTACACAACTGGGACTCCCAAAGCAACATCTTCTCACCAGGGCCTTGGAAGCACTTTGCCTAGATGGGGAACCAGGGATGCCATAGTTCCGAGAGAAACTTCTGTTAGTAAAACACGCAGGTCAGCAGACAGGgccaaaggaaaggagaaaaagaagaaggaagcagaggaagaggatgaggaaCTCTCCAACTTTGCTTACCTCTTGGCCTCTAAACTTAGCCTCTCACCAAGGGGGCATCCTCTCAGTCCTCACCATGCCTCAGGAGgtcagggcagccagagagcaTCCCACCTGCTCCCTGCTGGGGCAAAAGGCCCCAGCAAACTTCCATATCCTGTTGCCAAGTCTGGGAAGCGAGCTCTAGCTGGAGGTCCAGCCCCTACTGAAAAGAGACCCCACTCAGGAGCTCAACTTGGGGTCCCCAGGGAGAATCCCCTAGCTCTGGGAGTAGTTCGACCGTCACAGTCTCGTAAAAGGCGGTGTGACAGTTTTGTCACGGGCAGAAGGAAGAAACGACGTCGTAGCCAGTAG
- the NUTM1 gene encoding NUT family member 1 isoform X3 codes for MFQRSNQDLNLGPYRKFSALSYGASALPGPDMSMKPSAAPSPSPALPFLPPTSGPPDHPPGEPPPQPIMPSVFSPDNPLMRSAFPSSLLVTGDGGPCLSGAGAGKVIVKVKTEGGSAEPSQTQNFILTQTALNSIAPGTPCGGLEGPAPPFVTASHVKTILPSKAVGVSQEGPPGLLPQAPPPVAQLVPTVPLEKAWPGLHGTTGEGGPAATLSKPSLGDRSRISKDVYENFRRWQHYKALARRHLSRSPDTEALSCFLIPVLRSLARLKPTMTLEEGLPLAVQEWEHTSNFDRMIFYEMAERFMEFEAEEMQIHNTQLMNGSQGLSPATPLKLDPLGPLASEVCQQPVYIPKKAASKTRAPRRRQRKAQRPPVPEAPKEIPPEAVKEYIDIMEWLVGTHLATGESDGKQEEEGQQQEEEGMYPDPGLLSYINELCSQKVFVSKVEAVIHPQFLADLLSPEKQRDPLALIEELEQEEGLTLAQLVQKRLLALEEEDAEVPPSYSGAQLDSSPSVSDEDEDGDGRLRPSPGLQGAGGAVCLGKVSSSGKRAREVHGGQEQALDSPRGMHRDGNTLPSPSRWDLQPELAAPQGTPGPLGVERRGSGKVIDQISLHQDGHLGGAGPPGHCLVADRTSEALPLCWQEGFQPESTPSLDAGLAELAPLQGQGLEKKVLVLQKGQQTGGHGVLPQGKEPLTVPQEGSSGAMWGDDRGTPMAQSYDQNPSPRAAGERDEVCLSPGLWLSSEMDAVGLELPVQIEEVIESFQVEECVTEYQEGCQGLGSSGNISLGPGETIVPGDTESSVIPCGGTVAAAALEKRNYCSLPGPLRANSPTLRSKENQEQSRETVGDPSDLWAEGCFPLLESGSSTLGSSKETLLPTCQGNLLIMGTEDASSLPEASQEAGSRGNSFSPLLETIEPVNILDVKDDCGLQLRVSEDTCPLNVHSYDPQGEGRVDPDLSKPKNLAPLQESQESYTTGTPKATSSHQGLGSTLPRWGTRDAIVPRETSVSKTRRSADRAKGKEKKKKEAEEEDEELSNFAYLLASKLSLSPRGHPLSPHHASGGQGSQRASHLLPAGAKGPSKLPYPVAKSGKRALAGGPAPTEKRPHSGAQLGVPRENPLALGVVRPSQSRKRRCDSFVTGRRKKRRRSQ; via the exons CATCTGCATTGCCGGGACCAGATATGAGCATGAAACCTAGTGCCGCCCCGTCTCCATCCCCTGCACTTCCCTTTCTCCCACCAACTTCTGGCCCACCAGACCACCCACCCGGGGAGCCACCTCCACAGCCCATCATGCCTTCAGTATTCTCTCCAGACAACCCTCTGATGCGCTCTGCTTTCCCCAGCTCACTGTTGGTGACAGGGGACGGGGGCCCATGCCtcagtggggctggggctggcaaGGTCATTGTCAAAGTCAAGACAGAAGGGGGATCAGCTGAGCCCTCTCAAACTCAGAACTTTATCCTTACTCAGACTGCCCTCAATTCGATTGCCCCGGGCACTCCCTGTGGGGGCCTTGAGGGTCCTGCACCTCCATTTGTGACAGCATCTCATGTGAAGACCATTCTGCCCTCTAAGGCTGTTGGTGTCAGCCAGGAGGGCCCTCCAggccttctgcctcaggctccaccACCAGTTGCTCAACTGGTCCCCACTGTGCCCCTGGAAAAAGCTTGGCCAGGGCTACATGGGACAACCGGGGAAGGAGGTCCTGCGGCCACTCTATCCAAGCCTTCACTAGGTGACCGCTCCAGAATTTCCAAGGACGTTTATGAGAACTTCCGTCGATGGCAGCATTACAAAGCCTTGGCCCGGAGGCACCTATCCCGGAGTCCTGACACAGAGgctctttcctgttttcttat CCCAGTGCTTCGTTCCCTGGCCCGGCTGAAGCCCACTATGACCCTGGAGGAGGGACTGCCATTGGCTGTGCAGGAGTGGGAGCACACCAGCAACTTTGACCGGATGATCTTTTATGAGATGGCGGAAAG GTTCATGGAGTTTGAGGCTGAGGAGATGCAGATTCACAACACACAGCTGATGAATGGGTCTCAGGGCCTGTCTCCTGCAACCCCTTTGAAACTTGATCCTCTAGGGCCCCTGGCCTCTGAGGTTTGCCAGCAGCCAG TGTACATTCCGAAGAAGGCAGCCTCCAAGACACGGGCCCCCCGCCGGCGTCAGCGTAAGGCCCAGAGACCTCCTGTTCCTGAGGCACCCAAGGAGATCCCACCAGAAGCTGTGAAGGAGTATATTGACATCATGGAATGGCTGGTGGGGACTCACTTGGCCACTGGGGAGTCAGATGGAAAACAAGAGGAAGAagggcagcagcaggaggaggaagggatgtATCCAGATCCAGGTCTCCTGAGCTACATCAATGAGCTGTGTTCTCAGAAGGTCTTTGTCTCCAAG GTGGAGGCTGTCATTCACCCTCAATTTCTGGCAGATCTGCTGTccccagaaaaacagagagatcCCTTGGCCTTAATTGAGGAGCTAGAGCAAGAAGAAGGACTCACTCTTGCCCAG cTGGTCCAGAAGCGACTCCTGGCCTTGGAAGAGGAAGATGCAGAGGTGCCTCCAAGTTACAGTGGAGCTCAGTTGGACTCAAGTCCTTCTGTTTCTGATGAGGATGAAGATGGCGATGGGCGGCTTCGGCCCTCACCTGGGCTTCAGGGGGCTGGGGGCGCCGTTTGCCTTGGAAAGGTTTCTTCTTCAGGAAAACGGGCAAGAGAAGTGCATGGTGGGCAGGAGCAAGCCCTAGATAGCCCCAGAGGGATGCACAGGGATGGGAACACTCTGCCATCCCCTAGCAGGTGGGACCTGCAGCCAGAACTTGCAGCTCCACAGGGAACTCCAGGACCCTTGGGTGTGGAGAGGAGAGGGTCTGGGAAGGTTATAGACCAGATATCTCTACATCAGGATGGCCATCTAGGAGGCGCTGGGCCTCCTGGGCACTGCCTGGTGGCTGATAGGACTTCAGAGGCTCTGCCCCTTTGTTGGCAGGAAGGCTTCCAGCCTGAGAGCACTCCCAGTTTGGATGCTGGACTTGCAGAGCTGGCTCCTCTGCAAGGACAAGGGTTAGAAAAGAAAGTCCTAGTATTGCAGAAAGGACAACAAACAGGGGGTCATGGAGTGCTTCCTCAAGGGAAGGAGCCTTTAACAGTGCCCCAGGAAGGCTCTTCAGGAGCCATGTGGGGAGATGACAGAGGTACCCCCATGGCTCAGAGTTATGATCAGAATCCTTCCCCTAGAGCAGCTGGGGAGAGGGACGAAGTCTGTCTCAGCCCAGGACTTTGGCTAAGCAGTGAGATGGATGCTGTAGGCTTGGAGCTGCCCGTACAAATAGAGGAGGTCATAGAGAGCTTCCAAGTTGAGGAGTGTGTAACTGAGTATCAGGAAGGCTGCCAGGGACTGGGCTCCAGTGGCAACATTTCCCTAGGTCCTGGAGAAACCATAGTACCTGGGGATACAGAGAGCAGTGTGATTCCCTGTGGAGGCACAGTTGCGGCAGCTGCCCTAGAAAAGAGAAACTACTGCAGCTTGCCAGGACCTTTGAGGGCCAACAGCCCAACCTTGAGGTCCAAAGAAAATCAAGAACAGAGCCGTGAAACCGTAGGGGATCCCAGTGATCTGTGGGCAGAAGGTTGCTTCCCATTGCTGGAAAGTGGTAGTTCCACACTGGGGTCTTCCAAAGAAACCCTTCTGCCCACATGCCAAGGCAATCTCCTTATCATGGGGACCGAGGATGCCTCCTCCTTGCCTGAAGCCAGCCAAGAGGCAGGGAGCAGAGGCAATTCCTTTTCTCCTCTGTTGGAAACCATAGAACCGGTCAACATACTAGATGTTAAAGATGACTGTGGCCTCCAACTAAGGGTCAGCGAGGACACCTGCCCACTGAATGTTCATTCTTATGACCCCCAAGGAGAAGGCAGGGTGGATCCTGATCTGTCCAAGCCTAAAAACCTTGCTCCTTTACAAGAGAGTCAGGAGTCTTACACAACTGGGACTCCCAAAGCAACATCTTCTCACCAGGGCCTTGGAAGCACTTTGCCTAGATGGGGAACCAGGGATGCCATAGTTCCGAGAGAAACTTCTGTTAGTAAAACACGCAGGTCAGCAGACAGGgccaaaggaaaggagaaaaagaagaaggaagcagaggaagaggatgaggaaCTCTCCAACTTTGCTTACCTCTTGGCCTCTAAACTTAGCCTCTCACCAAGGGGGCATCCTCTCAGTCCTCACCATGCCTCAGGAGgtcagggcagccagagagcaTCCCACCTGCTCCCTGCTGGGGCAAAAGGCCCCAGCAAACTTCCATATCCTGTTGCCAAGTCTGGGAAGCGAGCTCTAGCTGGAGGTCCAGCCCCTACTGAAAAGAGACCCCACTCAGGAGCTCAACTTGGGGTCCCCAGGGAGAATCCCCTAGCTCTGGGAGTAGTTCGACCGTCACAGTCTCGTAAAAGGCGGTGTGACAGTTTTGTCACGGGCAGAAGGAAGAAACGACGTCGTAGCCAGTAG
- the NUTM1 gene encoding NUT family member 1 isoform X2 has protein sequence MVVTLGPGPDCLILEASRQPRLVPKPERMASDGASALPGPDMSMKPSAAPSPSPALPFLPPTSGPPDHPPGEPPPQPIMPSVFSPDNPLMRSAFPSSLLVTGDGGPCLSGAGAGKVIVKVKTEGGSAEPSQTQNFILTQTALNSIAPGTPCGGLEGPAPPFVTASHVKTILPSKAVGVSQEGPPGLLPQAPPPVAQLVPTVPLEKAWPGLHGTTGEGGPAATLSKPSLGDRSRISKDVYENFRRWQHYKALARRHLSRSPDTEALSCFLIPVLRSLARLKPTMTLEEGLPLAVQEWEHTSNFDRMIFYEMAERFMEFEAEEMQIHNTQLMNGSQGLSPATPLKLDPLGPLASEVCQQPVYIPKKAASKTRAPRRRQRKAQRPPVPEAPKEIPPEAVKEYIDIMEWLVGTHLATGESDGKQEEEGQQQEEEGMYPDPGLLSYINELCSQKVFVSKVEAVIHPQFLADLLSPEKQRDPLALIEELEQEEGLTLAQLVQKRLLALEEEDAEVPPSYSGAQLDSSPSVSDEDEDGDGRLRPSPGLQGAGGAVCLGKVSSSGKRAREVHGGQEQALDSPRGMHRDGNTLPSPSRWDLQPELAAPQGTPGPLGVERRGSGKVIDQISLHQDGHLGGAGPPGHCLVADRTSEALPLCWQEGFQPESTPSLDAGLAELAPLQGQGLEKKVLVLQKGQQTGGHGVLPQGKEPLTVPQEGSSGAMWGDDRGTPMAQSYDQNPSPRAAGERDEVCLSPGLWLSSEMDAVGLELPVQIEEVIESFQVEECVTEYQEGCQGLGSSGNISLGPGETIVPGDTESSVIPCGGTVAAAALEKRNYCSLPGPLRANSPTLRSKENQEQSRETVGDPSDLWAEGCFPLLESGSSTLGSSKETLLPTCQGNLLIMGTEDASSLPEASQEAGSRGNSFSPLLETIEPVNILDVKDDCGLQLRVSEDTCPLNVHSYDPQGEGRVDPDLSKPKNLAPLQESQESYTTGTPKATSSHQGLGSTLPRWGTRDAIVPRETSVSKTRRSADRAKGKEKKKKEAEEEDEELSNFAYLLASKLSLSPRGHPLSPHHASGGQGSQRASHLLPAGAKGPSKLPYPVAKSGKRALAGGPAPTEKRPHSGAQLGVPRENPLALGVVRPSQSRKRRCDSFVTGRRKKRRRSQ, from the exons CATCTGCATTGCCGGGACCAGATATGAGCATGAAACCTAGTGCCGCCCCGTCTCCATCCCCTGCACTTCCCTTTCTCCCACCAACTTCTGGCCCACCAGACCACCCACCCGGGGAGCCACCTCCACAGCCCATCATGCCTTCAGTATTCTCTCCAGACAACCCTCTGATGCGCTCTGCTTTCCCCAGCTCACTGTTGGTGACAGGGGACGGGGGCCCATGCCtcagtggggctggggctggcaaGGTCATTGTCAAAGTCAAGACAGAAGGGGGATCAGCTGAGCCCTCTCAAACTCAGAACTTTATCCTTACTCAGACTGCCCTCAATTCGATTGCCCCGGGCACTCCCTGTGGGGGCCTTGAGGGTCCTGCACCTCCATTTGTGACAGCATCTCATGTGAAGACCATTCTGCCCTCTAAGGCTGTTGGTGTCAGCCAGGAGGGCCCTCCAggccttctgcctcaggctccaccACCAGTTGCTCAACTGGTCCCCACTGTGCCCCTGGAAAAAGCTTGGCCAGGGCTACATGGGACAACCGGGGAAGGAGGTCCTGCGGCCACTCTATCCAAGCCTTCACTAGGTGACCGCTCCAGAATTTCCAAGGACGTTTATGAGAACTTCCGTCGATGGCAGCATTACAAAGCCTTGGCCCGGAGGCACCTATCCCGGAGTCCTGACACAGAGgctctttcctgttttcttat CCCAGTGCTTCGTTCCCTGGCCCGGCTGAAGCCCACTATGACCCTGGAGGAGGGACTGCCATTGGCTGTGCAGGAGTGGGAGCACACCAGCAACTTTGACCGGATGATCTTTTATGAGATGGCGGAAAG GTTCATGGAGTTTGAGGCTGAGGAGATGCAGATTCACAACACACAGCTGATGAATGGGTCTCAGGGCCTGTCTCCTGCAACCCCTTTGAAACTTGATCCTCTAGGGCCCCTGGCCTCTGAGGTTTGCCAGCAGCCAG TGTACATTCCGAAGAAGGCAGCCTCCAAGACACGGGCCCCCCGCCGGCGTCAGCGTAAGGCCCAGAGACCTCCTGTTCCTGAGGCACCCAAGGAGATCCCACCAGAAGCTGTGAAGGAGTATATTGACATCATGGAATGGCTGGTGGGGACTCACTTGGCCACTGGGGAGTCAGATGGAAAACAAGAGGAAGAagggcagcagcaggaggaggaagggatgtATCCAGATCCAGGTCTCCTGAGCTACATCAATGAGCTGTGTTCTCAGAAGGTCTTTGTCTCCAAG GTGGAGGCTGTCATTCACCCTCAATTTCTGGCAGATCTGCTGTccccagaaaaacagagagatcCCTTGGCCTTAATTGAGGAGCTAGAGCAAGAAGAAGGACTCACTCTTGCCCAG cTGGTCCAGAAGCGACTCCTGGCCTTGGAAGAGGAAGATGCAGAGGTGCCTCCAAGTTACAGTGGAGCTCAGTTGGACTCAAGTCCTTCTGTTTCTGATGAGGATGAAGATGGCGATGGGCGGCTTCGGCCCTCACCTGGGCTTCAGGGGGCTGGGGGCGCCGTTTGCCTTGGAAAGGTTTCTTCTTCAGGAAAACGGGCAAGAGAAGTGCATGGTGGGCAGGAGCAAGCCCTAGATAGCCCCAGAGGGATGCACAGGGATGGGAACACTCTGCCATCCCCTAGCAGGTGGGACCTGCAGCCAGAACTTGCAGCTCCACAGGGAACTCCAGGACCCTTGGGTGTGGAGAGGAGAGGGTCTGGGAAGGTTATAGACCAGATATCTCTACATCAGGATGGCCATCTAGGAGGCGCTGGGCCTCCTGGGCACTGCCTGGTGGCTGATAGGACTTCAGAGGCTCTGCCCCTTTGTTGGCAGGAAGGCTTCCAGCCTGAGAGCACTCCCAGTTTGGATGCTGGACTTGCAGAGCTGGCTCCTCTGCAAGGACAAGGGTTAGAAAAGAAAGTCCTAGTATTGCAGAAAGGACAACAAACAGGGGGTCATGGAGTGCTTCCTCAAGGGAAGGAGCCTTTAACAGTGCCCCAGGAAGGCTCTTCAGGAGCCATGTGGGGAGATGACAGAGGTACCCCCATGGCTCAGAGTTATGATCAGAATCCTTCCCCTAGAGCAGCTGGGGAGAGGGACGAAGTCTGTCTCAGCCCAGGACTTTGGCTAAGCAGTGAGATGGATGCTGTAGGCTTGGAGCTGCCCGTACAAATAGAGGAGGTCATAGAGAGCTTCCAAGTTGAGGAGTGTGTAACTGAGTATCAGGAAGGCTGCCAGGGACTGGGCTCCAGTGGCAACATTTCCCTAGGTCCTGGAGAAACCATAGTACCTGGGGATACAGAGAGCAGTGTGATTCCCTGTGGAGGCACAGTTGCGGCAGCTGCCCTAGAAAAGAGAAACTACTGCAGCTTGCCAGGACCTTTGAGGGCCAACAGCCCAACCTTGAGGTCCAAAGAAAATCAAGAACAGAGCCGTGAAACCGTAGGGGATCCCAGTGATCTGTGGGCAGAAGGTTGCTTCCCATTGCTGGAAAGTGGTAGTTCCACACTGGGGTCTTCCAAAGAAACCCTTCTGCCCACATGCCAAGGCAATCTCCTTATCATGGGGACCGAGGATGCCTCCTCCTTGCCTGAAGCCAGCCAAGAGGCAGGGAGCAGAGGCAATTCCTTTTCTCCTCTGTTGGAAACCATAGAACCGGTCAACATACTAGATGTTAAAGATGACTGTGGCCTCCAACTAAGGGTCAGCGAGGACACCTGCCCACTGAATGTTCATTCTTATGACCCCCAAGGAGAAGGCAGGGTGGATCCTGATCTGTCCAAGCCTAAAAACCTTGCTCCTTTACAAGAGAGTCAGGAGTCTTACACAACTGGGACTCCCAAAGCAACATCTTCTCACCAGGGCCTTGGAAGCACTTTGCCTAGATGGGGAACCAGGGATGCCATAGTTCCGAGAGAAACTTCTGTTAGTAAAACACGCAGGTCAGCAGACAGGgccaaaggaaaggagaaaaagaagaaggaagcagaggaagaggatgaggaaCTCTCCAACTTTGCTTACCTCTTGGCCTCTAAACTTAGCCTCTCACCAAGGGGGCATCCTCTCAGTCCTCACCATGCCTCAGGAGgtcagggcagccagagagcaTCCCACCTGCTCCCTGCTGGGGCAAAAGGCCCCAGCAAACTTCCATATCCTGTTGCCAAGTCTGGGAAGCGAGCTCTAGCTGGAGGTCCAGCCCCTACTGAAAAGAGACCCCACTCAGGAGCTCAACTTGGGGTCCCCAGGGAGAATCCCCTAGCTCTGGGAGTAGTTCGACCGTCACAGTCTCGTAAAAGGCGGTGTGACAGTTTTGTCACGGGCAGAAGGAAGAAACGACGTCGTAGCCAGTAG